The proteins below are encoded in one region of Buttiauxella gaviniae:
- a CDS encoding DUF2931 family protein, translating into MEGKNMRVTTILSLSFLLALAGCQAEKTSQDCCSSLAAKGDWTLPYGEWEFAFMTPNALPATVTRVGIIDTAGYLYDMRTLDGTHDDPDSVGTWSKLVRSGSVYFNKARQPPQYMIFCWDSIIDKKSYETSLFFPEPVWRKMMTPAEYKSRSGKTVWYKTMLFGLAPEGKVRVWLQDVGDHPNYPVPVEKLKTVSGDRMTVCKGITQSDFSYGYDQDIKDFIKGKTYPYGAW; encoded by the coding sequence ATGGAGGGTAAAAATATGAGAGTTACTACCATTCTGAGTCTGTCATTCCTGCTGGCACTGGCAGGATGTCAGGCAGAAAAAACATCGCAAGACTGTTGTTCATCCCTGGCAGCGAAGGGGGACTGGACGCTGCCTTATGGGGAGTGGGAGTTTGCATTTATGACTCCCAACGCCCTTCCCGCGACGGTGACGCGCGTAGGTATCATTGATACTGCGGGTTATCTCTATGACATGCGCACCCTGGATGGAACTCATGACGATCCTGATAGTGTTGGTACCTGGAGTAAGCTTGTTCGAAGTGGATCGGTATATTTCAATAAAGCCAGGCAGCCGCCGCAATATATGATTTTCTGCTGGGATTCGATCATCGATAAAAAAAGCTATGAAACGAGTCTATTTTTCCCGGAGCCAGTGTGGAGAAAAATGATGACCCCGGCGGAGTATAAGTCTCGTTCAGGCAAAACTGTCTGGTATAAAACGATGTTGTTTGGTCTGGCCCCTGAAGGAAAAGTCAGGGTCTGGCTACAGGATGTAGGCGATCATCCAAATTACCCGGTTCCCGTGGAGAAATTAAAAACGGTGTCCGGCGATCGGATGACCGTCTGCAAGGGAATAACACAAAGTGATTTTTCTTATGGCTATGATCAGGACATAAAAGACTTCATTAAAGGAAAAACCTACCCGTACGGCGCCTGGTGA
- a CDS encoding DUF2931 family protein produces the protein MNIKKILALSLLLALAGCQAEKTSQDCCSSLAAKGDWTLPYGEWQFDFFTPKLLPAVVTHARIIDTAGYLYTFNTLDSTQDDPNVVGAWNNNTRTTSLHFNKARQPPQYMIFCWDSIIDKKSYETSLFFPESVWRKMRISTGKDMFGNIAWYDTILFGLAPEGKVRVWLQNSAGGENYPVPVEKLKTVSGDRMTVCKGITQSDFSYGYDQDIKDFIKGKTYPYGAW, from the coding sequence ATGAATATTAAAAAAATATTAGCTCTGTCACTCCTGCTGGCACTGGCGGGATGTCAGGCAGAAAAAACATCGCAAGACTGTTGTTCATCCCTGGCAGCGAAGGGGGACTGGACGCTGCCTTATGGGGAGTGGCAATTCGATTTCTTCACCCCGAAGCTCCTACCAGCGGTAGTTACTCACGCTCGGATAATTGATACAGCCGGATATTTGTACACTTTCAATACACTTGATAGCACCCAGGATGATCCAAATGTTGTTGGCGCATGGAATAACAATACACGAACCACTTCTTTGCACTTCAATAAAGCCAGGCAGCCGCCACAATATATGATCTTCTGCTGGGATTCGATCATTGATAAAAAAAGCTATGAAACGAGTCTGTTTTTCCCTGAATCGGTGTGGAGAAAAATGAGGATTTCCACAGGTAAAGATATGTTCGGCAATATAGCGTGGTATGACACGATACTGTTTGGTCTGGCACCTGAAGGTAAGGTCAGAGTGTGGTTGCAGAACAGTGCCGGAGGTGAAAATTATCCGGTTCCCGTGGAGAAATTAAAAACGGTGTCCGGCGATCGGATGACCGTCTGTAAGGGAATAACACAAAGTGATTTTTCTTATGGCTATGATCAGGACATAAAAGACTTCATCAAAGGAAAAACCTACCCGTACGGTGCCTGGTGA
- the fbp gene encoding class 1 fructose-bisphosphatase → MKTLGEFIVEKQHEFSHATGELTALLSAIKLGAKIIHRDINKAGLVDILGASGAENIQGEVQQKLDLFANEKLKAALKARGIVAGVASEEEDEIVVFEGAEHAKYVVLMDPLDGSSNIDVNVSVGTIFSIYRRITPVGTPVTEADFLQPGNKQVAAGYVVYGSSTMLVYTTGCGVHAFTYDPSLGVFCLCQERMRFPETGNTYSINEGNYIRFPQGVKKYIKFCQEEDAKTQRPYTSRYIGSLVADFHRNLLKGGIYLYPSTASHPQGKLRLLYEGNPMAFLAEQAGGKASDGKERILDIIPETLHQRRPFFVGNEHMVDDVERFIREYPDA, encoded by the coding sequence ATGAAAACGTTAGGTGAATTTATTGTCGAAAAGCAGCATGAGTTCTCGCACGCCACTGGTGAACTGACTGCCTTACTGTCGGCAATAAAGCTCGGCGCAAAAATCATCCACCGCGATATCAACAAAGCCGGTCTGGTTGATATTTTAGGTGCCAGCGGCGCGGAAAACATTCAGGGCGAGGTGCAGCAAAAACTTGATCTGTTCGCAAACGAAAAACTGAAAGCAGCACTGAAAGCCCGAGGGATTGTGGCGGGTGTGGCTTCCGAAGAAGAAGATGAGATTGTTGTTTTTGAAGGCGCGGAACATGCCAAATATGTGGTGCTGATGGACCCGCTAGATGGTTCATCTAACATCGACGTTAACGTGTCAGTCGGTACAATTTTCTCTATCTATCGCCGTATTACGCCGGTGGGTACGCCAGTCACCGAAGCCGATTTTCTCCAGCCGGGGAATAAGCAAGTGGCGGCGGGATATGTGGTTTACGGCTCCTCAACCATGCTGGTTTACACCACCGGTTGCGGCGTTCATGCCTTCACCTACGATCCGTCACTCGGCGTTTTCTGCCTGTGCCAGGAGCGTATGCGCTTCCCGGAAACGGGCAATACCTATTCCATCAACGAAGGGAACTACATCCGTTTCCCGCAGGGTGTGAAAAAGTATATTAAGTTCTGCCAGGAAGAAGATGCCAAAACGCAGCGCCCTTATACCTCACGCTACATCGGCTCTCTGGTTGCAGACTTCCACCGCAACTTGCTGAAAGGCGGGATTTATCTCTACCCAAGCACCGCAAGCCACCCGCAAGGGAAGCTGCGTTTGCTGTATGAAGGTAACCCGATGGCGTTCCTTGCTGAACAAGCCGGTGGCAAAGCAAGTGACGGTAAAGAACGTATTCTGGATATTATTCCGGAAACCCTGCACCAACGCCGCCCGTTCTTTGTCGGAAACGAGCATATGGTTGATGATGTAGAGCGTTTTATCCGTGAGTATCCGGACGCTTAA
- a CDS encoding DUF2931 family protein encodes MEGKNMRVNTILSLSFLLVLVGCQAEKTSQDCCSSPVAKGDWTLPYGEWEFAFMTPNALPATVTRVGIIDTAGYLYDMRTLDGTHDDPDSIGTWSKLVRSGSVYFNKAKQPPQYMIFCWDSIIDKKSYETSLFFPESVWRKMMTPAEYKSRSGKTVWYKTMLFGLAPEGKVRVWLQDVGDHPNYPVPVEKLKTVSGDLMTVCKGMSKHPEGYEYYGETPDFIKGKTYPYGAW; translated from the coding sequence ATGGAGGGTAAAAATATGAGAGTTAATACCATTCTGAGTCTGTCATTTCTGCTGGTACTGGTGGGATGTCAGGCAGAAAAAACATCGCAAGACTGTTGTTCTTCTCCTGTAGCGAAGGGAGACTGGACGCTGCCTTATGGCGAGTGGGAGTTTGCATTTATGACTCCCAACGCCCTTCCCGCAACGGTGACGCGCGTAGGTATCATTGATACTGCGGGTTATCTCTATGACATGCGCACACTGGATGGGACTCATGATGATCCTGATAGCATTGGTACATGGAGCAAACTTGTTCGAAGTGGATCGGTATATTTCAATAAAGCTAAGCAGCCGCCGCAATATATGATTTTCTGCTGGGATTCGATCATCGATAAAAAAAGCTATGAAACGAGTCTGTTTTTCCCGGAATCGGTGTGGAGAAAAATGATGACCCCGGCGGAGTATAAGTCTCGTTCAGGCAAAACTGTCTGGTATAAAACGATGTTGTTTGGCCTGGCCCCTGAAGGAAAAGTCAGGGTCTGGCTACAGGATGTAGGCGATCATCCAAATTACCCGGTTCCCGTGGAGAAGTTAAAAACGGTGTCCGGCGATCTGATGACCGTCTGCAAGGGAATGAGTAAGCATCCTGAAGGGTATGAATACTACGGGGAAACCCCTGACTTCATCAAAGGAAAAACCTACCCGTACGGCGCCTGGTGA
- a CDS encoding methyl-accepting chemotaxis protein — translation MLRNLSIRTGLLTLLAVMTFLLLVVSGMGIYALQQSSISLKNINRLQGEQMVRLSDGYVSLLRARNGAGQAVRQMEIGMMEDATKSTDYVASDVAAAQQQLKEFIDSGVDDEEGNRLIQNLSQSYAEYLAKGINPMLAALNKQSPDDYYDLLEHVLIPQAQKFDTDVDIFKQWGEQRGNNEVEAVQRHKTLVLTFIIIAALLTAGIIVLVWLALRHLLLKPLNQSIEQLEFVAKGDLTQPLPPAGNNEFGRLAAAITVMRDSLMESVSRVRDASSQIDTGSRELAAGNQNLAQRTESTATSLEQTAASMEQITATVKQNADNAEQAHKLAKDVSETADRGSEMVCYVIEKMRDISSSSDRIADILSVIDGIAFQTNILALNASVEAARAGEQGRGFAVVAGEVRTLASRSADAAKEIRTLISDSQNHVGEGRELAQQAGETMDEIAEEVMRMTRLVREIASASNEQSSGIEQVNIAVSQMDEAAQQNAALVQESTAATRSLEEQSQQLVAAMATFRC, via the coding sequence ATGTTGAGAAATTTGTCTATTCGCACGGGGCTGCTGACGTTATTGGCAGTCATGACCTTCCTGTTGTTAGTTGTCAGCGGCATGGGTATTTACGCTCTGCAACAAAGCTCTATTTCACTCAAGAATATCAATCGCTTGCAGGGCGAACAGATGGTGCGCTTGTCTGATGGTTATGTTTCGTTATTGCGTGCGCGTAACGGAGCGGGGCAGGCCGTTCGGCAGATGGAAATTGGGATGATGGAAGATGCGACTAAATCAACCGATTATGTCGCAAGCGACGTTGCAGCAGCGCAGCAGCAGCTAAAAGAGTTTATCGACAGCGGCGTGGACGATGAAGAAGGGAATCGACTCATTCAGAACCTTTCGCAAAGCTATGCGGAATACCTCGCAAAAGGCATCAACCCGATGCTGGCCGCGCTCAACAAACAAAGCCCCGATGATTATTATGATTTGCTGGAGCATGTGCTGATCCCGCAGGCCCAGAAGTTTGATACAGATGTAGATATTTTCAAACAGTGGGGCGAGCAGCGCGGCAACAACGAAGTTGAAGCGGTGCAACGGCATAAGACTCTCGTCCTGACGTTTATCATTATCGCCGCCTTGCTTACCGCCGGAATTATTGTGCTGGTATGGCTGGCACTGCGTCATTTACTGCTTAAACCGCTCAATCAGTCGATTGAGCAACTGGAGTTTGTCGCCAAAGGTGATTTAACCCAGCCGTTGCCACCTGCAGGCAATAATGAGTTTGGTCGCCTGGCCGCGGCCATTACGGTGATGCGCGATTCGCTAATGGAATCCGTGAGCCGTGTGCGTGATGCCAGCTCGCAAATTGATACGGGCAGCCGCGAACTGGCGGCAGGCAACCAGAATCTGGCCCAGCGCACCGAATCAACAGCGACATCCCTTGAGCAAACCGCTGCCAGCATGGAGCAGATTACGGCGACGGTGAAACAGAACGCCGACAACGCAGAGCAGGCACATAAACTGGCAAAAGATGTCTCCGAAACCGCCGATCGCGGCAGCGAAATGGTGTGCTACGTAATTGAAAAGATGCGCGATATTTCAAGCAGTTCTGACAGAATTGCAGACATCCTGAGCGTGATTGACGGCATTGCGTTCCAGACCAATATCCTGGCGCTGAATGCCTCGGTTGAAGCCGCTCGCGCCGGTGAGCAAGGGCGCGGTTTTGCGGTAGTTGCGGGTGAAGTTCGCACGTTAGCGAGCCGCAGTGCAGATGCGGCAAAAGAGATACGCACCCTGATTTCAGATTCGCAAAATCACGTCGGTGAAGGCCGCGAACTGGCGCAGCAGGCTGGAGAAACGATGGATGAAATTGCCGAAGAGGTGATGCGTATGACACGCCTGGTGCGCGAAATTGCCAGTGCTTCTAACGAACAAAGTAGCGGAATTGAACAGGTGAATATCGCTGTCAGCCAGATGGATGAGGCGGCGCAGCAAAATGCGGCGTTGGTCCAGGAATCTACCGCGGCAACCCGTTCGCTGGAAGAGCAGTCGCAGCAGTTAGTCGCGGCGATGGCGACGTTCAGGTGCTAA